In Halictus rubicundus isolate RS-2024b chromosome 5, iyHalRubi1_principal, whole genome shotgun sequence, one genomic interval encodes:
- the LOC143354538 gene encoding dynactin subunit 3 gives MATVELLESRIAELEKHIFGLKDANDSNNTPPVYPVIDSLLHVNSLVSSAVSGREKTNMAIKRLAELNGYLDPTVDTMDLPIEAKLQLLLTMAPEIKQNCDMLHQMQELMPVLETDRIRDVPELSNKLNELNLSYLKIYEDSQDLNGHINEVFSKYNEVITSISKSLITIDAAVTAAEIAAMPKKQLD, from the coding sequence ATGGCAACTGTGGAGTTGTTAGAAAGTAGAATAGCAGAGTTGGAGAAGCATATATTTGGGCTTAAAGATGCAAATGACAGCAACAACACACCTCCAGTATATCCTGTGATTGATAGCCTTTTACATGTGAATTCATTGGTCTCATCCGCTGTATCAGGACGTGAAAAGACCAACATGGCAATAAAGCGGTTAGCAGAATTGAACGGTTACTTAGATCCAACGGTTGATACTATGGACTTACCTATAGAGGCTAAACTACAGTTACTGCTCACAATGGCACCAGAGATCAAACAAAACTGTGATATGTTACATCAGATGCAAGAGCTAATGCCTGTACTAGAAACTGATAGAATAAGAGATGTGCCAGAATTATCTAATAAACTAAACGAGTTAAACTTGTCGTATCTGAAAATATACGAAGACAGTCAAGATCTGAACGGCCACATAAATGAAGTTTTCTCTAAGTACAACGAAGTAATAACTAGCATTTCGAAATCGTTGATTACTATAGATGCAGCAGTAACAGCAGCAGAAATAGCAGCTATGCCCAAGAAACAACTAGATTAA